Proteins from a genomic interval of Rubinisphaera italica:
- a CDS encoding alpha/beta hydrolase, with translation MKIPSITKWLVALSIVLNVLCLSAANAQSTSEENSRLQKWLERFPQADADRDGILTLEEARAFRDELQKTRTEKAVAALPPTYRNVAYGPNVRNQLDLWLAESDEPTPLIIYIHGGGFVAGSKEKISPEIIREALKRGFSVASINYRFVTQAMFPAPQQDGARAVQFLKHNAEKFNLNPKQFAVYGGSAGAGISMWIGYHDDLANSSKKDPILRESSRVVAVGSIGGQSSYDPFVIREWIGGQAHAHPSIILCYRVISMEQLSNPKLQPLFDEVSAIKHVTSDDPPTFMFYGEADEPLPPNPKPGQGIHHPIFGHKLKEKLDESGIKSEYRHASTDGRDMVKPMLDFFEEQFLAVEQ, from the coding sequence ATGAAAATTCCATCTATAACCAAATGGCTCGTTGCGTTATCAATCGTGTTGAATGTCCTGTGTTTATCCGCTGCAAATGCCCAGTCGACTTCAGAAGAAAATTCACGCTTACAAAAATGGTTGGAACGTTTTCCGCAAGCTGATGCCGATCGGGATGGAATACTCACGCTGGAGGAAGCACGAGCGTTTCGGGATGAGTTGCAAAAAACTCGCACCGAAAAAGCAGTGGCAGCTCTCCCCCCCACTTATCGAAATGTGGCCTATGGTCCCAATGTGCGGAATCAGTTGGACTTGTGGCTGGCAGAAAGCGATGAACCGACGCCTTTAATTATTTACATCCATGGCGGTGGCTTTGTCGCAGGCAGCAAGGAAAAAATTTCTCCCGAAATTATTCGAGAGGCCCTCAAGCGTGGTTTTTCGGTTGCCTCGATCAACTATCGCTTCGTCACCCAGGCGATGTTTCCTGCTCCACAGCAAGATGGAGCCCGAGCTGTTCAGTTTTTGAAGCATAATGCAGAAAAGTTTAATCTTAATCCTAAGCAATTCGCAGTTTATGGAGGCTCAGCCGGAGCCGGGATTTCGATGTGGATCGGCTATCACGACGACCTGGCCAATTCCAGCAAGAAAGATCCGATTTTGAGAGAATCGTCTCGAGTGGTCGCCGTCGGATCTATCGGCGGACAATCGAGTTACGATCCCTTCGTGATCCGGGAATGGATTGGCGGACAGGCACATGCTCATCCATCAATAATTCTCTGCTATCGAGTGATCTCAATGGAACAACTCTCAAATCCAAAGCTGCAGCCACTCTTTGATGAAGTTTCCGCGATCAAACATGTGACCAGCGACGATCCTCCCACCTTCATGTTTTATGGCGAAGCGGACGAACCCTTGCCGCCAAACCCCAAACCGGGACAGGGCATTCATCACCCGATCTTCGGCCACAAGCTGAAGGAAAAGCTGGACGAATCTGGCATTAAGTCTGAATACCGACATGCCTCCACCGATGGTCGAGATATGGTCAAACCTATGCTCGATTTCTTTGAAGAGCAATTTCTGGCAGTAGAACAGTAA
- a CDS encoding baeRF7 domain-containing protein — protein sequence MDNFTKNDLIDLAEQEGHALISLYIPTERAGREVLQNRIRFKNILGEVEGKIQDAGSAGEKFNKQLKELHTWEKDDDWWQHQSDGLAVFLDGVNIHRWRIPVSVPSICTCEEFFTLRPLCELLQDDGQYYLLGVSQNQVRLFQGTKTSIVELHPEALPENLRSALNIDEYVSSLQQHSTSANGTAAMFHGHGGSDLDVKKQDEILQYFRHINRALSSYLGNERRPLVFAGVDYLFPIFKEACEYNTLLEDAVIGNPDHLDADQLHSKSWPIVEPFFATKRNSALERFQAAGPEGQGIDDLDSIVQAADQGQVETLLVKDSHANRVPNRGEQKMMNLAIVKTLRAGGSVFTVPAEKLTRPAAAILRYSIMEGSSK from the coding sequence ATGGATAACTTTACCAAAAATGATTTAATAGACCTTGCTGAGCAAGAAGGCCATGCTTTAATCAGTCTGTATATTCCCACAGAACGCGCAGGTCGGGAAGTCTTGCAGAATCGTATTCGATTCAAAAATATCCTGGGTGAGGTCGAAGGGAAAATTCAAGACGCTGGTTCTGCAGGAGAAAAATTCAACAAGCAACTTAAAGAATTGCATACCTGGGAGAAGGACGATGACTGGTGGCAGCATCAGAGTGATGGTCTGGCTGTTTTTCTTGATGGTGTAAATATTCATCGATGGCGAATCCCTGTCTCCGTTCCATCCATTTGTACCTGTGAAGAATTCTTTACTCTGAGACCTCTCTGCGAATTGCTGCAGGACGACGGACAATACTATCTGCTGGGGGTCAGTCAGAATCAGGTGCGTCTGTTTCAGGGAACGAAAACCAGCATCGTGGAACTCCACCCTGAGGCTTTACCAGAAAATTTACGCTCGGCTCTGAACATTGATGAATATGTCAGCAGTCTGCAGCAGCACAGTACCTCTGCAAATGGAACTGCGGCTATGTTCCATGGGCATGGCGGAAGTGATCTCGATGTCAAAAAGCAGGACGAAATTCTGCAATATTTTCGTCACATCAATCGAGCCTTAAGTTCCTATCTGGGCAATGAACGAAGACCGCTGGTTTTCGCAGGTGTTGATTACCTGTTCCCGATTTTCAAAGAAGCCTGTGAATACAACACTCTGTTAGAAGATGCAGTAATCGGAAACCCCGATCATCTTGATGCGGATCAGCTGCATAGTAAATCCTGGCCAATCGTCGAACCGTTTTTCGCTACTAAACGAAATTCTGCATTGGAACGGTTTCAGGCTGCCGGACCAGAAGGGCAGGGGATTGATGATCTCGACTCAATTGTCCAGGCAGCGGATCAGGGGCAAGTTGAAACATTACTTGTTAAAGATTCACACGCCAATCGCGTACCTAATCGGGGTGAGCAGAAGATGATGAATCTGGCGATAGTCAAAACCCTTCGAGCTGGTGGTTCCGTATTTACGGTTCCAGCTGAAAAACTGACACGACCTGCGGCAGCGATTTTGAGATACTCAATTATGGAAGGCAGTTCAAAATAA